DNA sequence from the Thiobacillus sp. SCUT-2 genome:
CGGACCCACCGTCAGTTCGCCCTTCAGCTTCGCGACGCTGGCACTGCCAAATCCCTTGACGTTGTCGAGTTCGTCGACGTTCTTGAATTTCCCGTGCTCTTTGCGATAGCTGATGATCGCCTGCGCCTTGGCCGGACCCAGCCCCTTGACCGACTCGAGTTCGGACTGCGTCGCGGTATTGAGATCGACAGCGGCGAATGCCGGAGAAGCGAAAAGTCCTGCGACGAGCAGACCGATAGACAGCACATTCTTCATGATTCCTCCCTTTTTAAAGTGTTTGAGATAGGGCAGATGCCCATCGACACCTTACCCGTGGCACCCAAGGGAGGCCATACAACTTTAGTCGTAGGGCGGGCGCTTCCGGCTGATTCTTAAGGAGAAATATTTTCCATCGAGGGCGCCCGTCCGACGGCCGGACGGCTTCCCCATCTCGCCGCCCGGACCGGAGCTCGGCGCCGCATTTTTCCTGATCGCAATAAAAAAACCCCCTCTTTGCGGGAGGGGGTTTTTGTATCCGGGAGCTTGTGTGCTCCCGGAGGGGTAAGGAGTCTGACGATGACCTACTTTCACAGGCGAGCTGCCTACTATCATTGGCGCGGGAGCGTTTCACCGT
Encoded proteins:
- a CDS encoding ComEA family DNA-binding protein yields the protein MKNVLSIGLLVAGLFASPAFAAVDLNTATQSELESVKGLGPAKAQAIISYRKEHGKFKNVDELDNVKGFGSASVAKLKGELTVGPEKAGK